AGAAGTAGagtagacttaaaaaaaaaaaaaaaaaaacggccgggcgcggtggctcaagcctgtaatcccagcactttgggaggccgagacgggcggatcacgaggtcaggagatcgagaccatcctggctaacacggtgaaaccccgtctctactaaaaaaatacaaaaaaaaaaactagccgggcgtggtggcggcgcctgtagtcccagctactcgggaggctgaggcaggagaatggcgtaaacccgggaggcggagcttgcagtgagctgagatccggccactgcaccccagcttgggcgacagagccagactccgtctcaaaaaaaaaaaacaaaaacaaacaaaaaaaaaacgaggCCCCTCTTTTATTGCCCATCTTCTTCCACCATTCTTACATGACTGCAGAGTGTCCTGCTCCAACACAGCCCTGTgaaactttactttttttgtttcagCCTCATTGAAGTATAATTGGTACACAAAAAACTGCACataattaatatatacaatttggtGATTTTGGAACTAAGTATACACTCATGTtaccattaccacaatcaagggAATAAACATGTTCGTCACCTCCAAGTTTCTGtgtatccctttattttcattttatttttatttttatatttatttatttattttgagacagggtctcactctgttgcccaggctggagtgcagtggcacgatctcatctcacttcaacctctgcctcctgagaatcaaacgattctcccacctcagcttgccgagtagctggtactacaggtgcccacaaccacgcccagctgatttttgtatttagttgagaagggatttcgccatattgaccaggccaggcgggtctcgaactcctgacctcaggtgatccatccgcctaggcctttcaaagtgctgggattacaggcgtgagccaccgtacccagccttgtgttttttgttttgttttgttttttgagacagttttgctctcgttgcccgggctggagtgcaatggcgcgatctcggctcactgcaaactttgcctcccgggttcaagcgattctcctgtctcagtctcccaagtagttgcaattacaggcgcgcgccatcatgcctggctaattttacatttttagtagaaatggggtttctccatgttggtcaggctggtattgaacgcccaacctcaggtgatccacccacctcagcctcccaaagtgctgggattacaggcatgagccaccgcgcctggcctgtttttagttttatttacttttgttttggttttggctttCATGTAGCAAGAACATTTAATGTGAGATGTACCCTCTTCACCCATGTTTAAGTTCACAATGCCTTATTGTTACTGTAGGCACAATGTTATACCAGAGGAGACTTGAAAAGCTCATTTTGCTCATTATTGTAGTCCCATTAcaaagcagatgctcaataaaaatgtattgaattaaTGATCAGGTTTGGAGGGGAAATGGTGAGTTCACTTTGGGAAATGTGAACTCCCCGAAGCAGATGTCCAAGAGGTAGCGGAATGGACAATCAAGGAGACATGAGAGTCACAGGCGATTGAAATCAGGGAAGAGATGCGATCCCCAgagcaaggaaaagagaaggCTGAAAGGCAGAGGGCGAGCTGCTTGATGGTTGAAGCCAGAGGTCAGGTGGAGCCGCACTCCTCCTTGGCTTTCTAGAGTCTCTTTGCATCTGGTCCTTGGGTTCCATGAGATACCATGGTATCCTTGTGATAAAATCCTCTTTAGGCTTAATCTAGCTCATGGTGGCTCCTGTTAATTTGCCATGGCAAGTCTCACGTGATAAACCATCCCCATAATTCACCCAGTCATCCGTGATGGTCCCCTGGGTGTCCATTCAGTCAATCATTTGTCAAACATTCACATAGTTGCCAACTAACGCTGGGTGAGATAGGGGTCCATCCTAGATTCTCCTTCCCTTCAACATCCGCACTCCCTGCCCTGGCTCAGGCTTGCCCGTGCCTCCTCACTGATCTCCCCCTCCACAGTCAGCCCCACTAACCTGCCTGCCCAGGGAGGGCGATGTTTCTAAACTGGTCATGTTCCTTATGTGCTTAAAAGCCCTCTGTGCCAAAACTGACTGGAAGAAATATCTCAAAGTATAGAGGAAAAATGCAGAGACGAAAATTATGAGGGAAGAGATTAAGAacacatctagaaaaaaaaaagcaaacaaacaaacagacaaacaaacaaaacatcccTCCATACCCTCAAAACAGAGGCCAACATCCTTATCCTGGCCCTCTACGCCCTCTGCAGCTCGCACCTGCCACTCCTGCTTGGCTTCTGTAGTGCAGAACAAAGTCGCAGGTGGGACTCCATGGTTACCCTCCCTGGGGTTCTGCACACATTGTCCCCTCTCCTTGGGACACCCTTCTCCTGGCTACCCACTCTTCAAGGCTTAACCCGGGGGGGGgggtcacttcctccaggaagccctctgaCTCCTCTGGGCTCCCATATCACCCTGTGCTGTCCTCTGTCACTGTCCTTATTACACTGTGCTGCCCTTATATGTGCCTGGCTCCTCTCCTGGCTGGTgaattccttgagggcagggagcaTGTATGCCAAGACCAGGCACTGGGTAGGCCTCAGCATGTTTGCTGAGAGTCTGAGGAACTTTCTCAGCTCAGCTAACAGCGTAGACCACTGCAGAGCAGGTGGGTGGCTGGCCTTGGTGACCAGTGTCAGGGGAGATGTAGTGGGAGCCGGAGGGACAGGGTGGGCATGGGCCAAATTGCTGGGGATGCTGAGTAACTCTTTTCTAGCCCAAGGGAGTTGCCGTTCTGTCCTCCCTCTCATCCCGCTTGGGGCCATTCTTTCATCAGTTCCTCATCCAGGCCCTTGCTGAACATACCCTCCTGGGAATGTGAACCCAAATCTCCCCACAGGAATCTCAAACTTCCCAGGGACCCCAACCTTCCTAGGTATCCCAAACTTCATCAAAGTTTCCTGGAAACTTGTTCTCATGACTCCTAAAATTCCACCATTCATCTCCCAAACTTCACCTCAAAACCACTTTTCCTGCCCAACACCCAGGGAGAGGGGTGCGCTCCTTACCTAGGCCTTGTCCTGGGTGGGGAAGCTGCTGCTGGTCTCCACCATGGCCACCAGGAGAGGGGAGGACAAGTTTCTTTTTGATATTGTCAATCCCCACCCCTTGCACCTCCCCCACACAGCTGCTCAGAAACACGACATTCCCCCATCTATTTCTGGATGTCTCCTCAGGGCTCAGGAACACCAGCCTCTGCTCAGTCTGACCTGCCCAGTGTTCGTCCTACAAAAAAGAGAATCCCTGAAGCCAGATAGGAGGTGGACTGAAGCACTAGGGATCCAGGTTGGGACAACTGCCTCCTCGCTGGCTATGGTCCTGTACTCTGGTTAgtcaaggaggaggaagagaggaggaagctTCAGCACCTCAGCTTCAGAGAGCATCTCCTTAGATTTTGTACCTTTCACGTGAACACTGAGACTTAGCAAGGTGCCAGGAGAGATTCAAACGAAGGAGGCTGGATTCTGGGCCCCAGTTCCAGCTCTGACTCGCCAGGTGATCTTGGAGGACTTCTTTCTGCTACACTTAGGATCCCTGCCAATGactagatttttttgttgttgtttttttgttttttgttttttattttttgagatggagtctcgctctgtcgccaggctggagtgcagtggtgcaatctcggctcactgcaacctctgccttccgggttcaagcaattctcctgcctcagcctcccgagtagctggcactacaagcgcccgccaccatgccaggctaatttttgtatttttagtagagatggggtttcaccatgttggccaggatggtctcaatctcttgacctcgggatctgctcgcctcagcctcccaaagtgctgggattacaggtgtgcgccaccgtgcctggcccccaatGACTAGATTTGAGTCCATCTCTTGGGGCCTTATTTTGGGTTCCAGGTCCTGGGATGGGAGAAGCAATCCCCCAAAGCCAGAGAGTGGAGAGGGACAAAGCAGTGATCCCAGTAGATCTGGTCTCGGGGCTGTCCCAGCAGGCCAAGCTGTCCCCAGATGGTATCTTCTCTTCAAGCAACTGTAAACACTCAGCTTCCTCCAGAGAGCGGGGCAGGCAGGATATGTAGGcaacttctctttctttctctttctctctctctctctctctttctcattttgcCTTTAGCCCAGgcaacttctttctctttctttttttctctctctttctttctggcatttcgcccaggctggagtgcagtggctccatctcagctcattgccatctccaccttctggtttttttttttttttttttttttttttttttttttttttttttttgagacggagtctcgctctgtcgcccaggctggagtgcagtggccggatctcagctcactgcaagctccgcctcccgggtttagccattctcctgcctcagcctcccgagtagctgggactacaggcgcccgccacctcgcccggctagttttttatgtatttttagtagagacggggtttcaccgtgttcgccaggatggtctcgatctcctgaccttgtgatccgcccgtctcggcctcccaaagtgctgggattacaggcttgagccaccgcgcccggcccaccttctggttttaagcaattctcctgactcagccttctgagtagctgggattacaggtacccaccaccatgcccggcgaatttttgtatttttagtagagacggggtttcaacatgttggccaggctggtcttgaactcctaacctcgtgatcttcccgcctcagcctcccaaagtgctaggattacaggagtgagccactgcgccctgccctgGAGCTGTTTTTCTAACAAGCACTCAGAAgcaccttcctccccaccctcctccaaGACTGGACCCACAGTATGTCTTCCCGTTTGGTCTACAGAAAGGATTCTGGGAGATGGCAGGATTCTAGGTGGAGGAAACTTTTTATTTGACAGTCTGAGGGGATGAGGGGACAGGGATGGGGGAAATTAATGAGCCAGACCAGGCTGGAGTCCTTTGGGTAGCTCTAATCTTTCGTGCCTACCTCAGCTCCAGCAGGCAGCATTTCCAAATCCTAGCTTTCGGAACCCTCAGAAATCCTAGCTTTCAGCGACCCTCCCTCCTCCTGGCTCAGGCTGCTGGGAAGCTCTTCCCTGAGCTACGAATTCCTCCGCTGGCCCCTTCCCCCATGGCCTCTGACGCGGCATCCAAAACTCAGAGCCAGGTTATTTATAGATAAGCCCAGAGGAGGTCGGGGAAAGGCCAGTGTTTACAAACATGGGTCACCTGAGTCTGAGCGGCCCCGAAAGCGGTCTGGGGGAGGGGCGAGCCTGGATCCTGTGGATTTGCGACCAAGGGCTCTGTCTCTGGCCCAATCCCACTGAAGGGGTATGGGGAGAGGGCCCAGAGAAGGGAGGGAGTGGGCGCTGCTCAGATGCTGGAGCACGTGGCCCAAGGTGTGGGCCAAATGCAAACTCTGCAATTCAGAGTGCTCCAGGGGCGACCTTTTGGCTGGCGGGACCTCCGCGGGGCCCCCTGGCCTGGTCGTCTGGGGGCCAGGGGCCGAGCGGGTCAGGGACCGCCTGAGGGAGAGACCAAGTCTCACAAGTTCCTTCCCCCTCACAGCCAAAGAGGGTCCCGCAGAAAGACCCCGCAGTCCTGGAGAAGGGGAGTTGCCCCTCAGCCCCTGCCCCGCCGCGGCCGCTCCCACCCCGCGTGCGGCGCTGGGAAAGGGGTGTCGGGTTACCAGCGCGGGGGCTCTAGTTAGCCTCGGGAACCTTGCTTTCAGCCGGACTCCGGGGACAGCGCAGCGCCCGCCCGAGCCCTCGGCGCTACCTCCTGCTTGCGGCCTCCACAACCTTCAGGTGGGTCCTCCGCCCGCCCCCGGCCCTCTCCTCTCTGGCGGAGCCAAACTGAGGCCCCGCCTTTACCGTCTCAGAAAAGTCCCCGGACTGGAGACTCTGAGGAAGGGGCGTCGGGAGTCTGGAGCGGAGACTTGGAGCCGAGGGCGGACAATAAACTCCAGGCCCCGCCCACGCCCCCGGCCCCGCCCACGCCCCGCCAGGGCCCTAATCCTGGACCCCGGATCCCGCGCGCCTGGAGACAGGGTCCAGATCTCCCTCGAGCCCCTCGAAACCAGGACTCCAGCGCCACTGGTCCCGCCCTCACCCGGACTCCTGGCCCTCACGTCTCCTCCAGGCATGGCACTGGCGTCATTGATGATGGCCCTCGGCTGCCTCGGTCTCCACACCTGGCAGGTAACTCCAGGAACCATCTCCCGTCCCCAAGGGGGACATTGAGGGGCAGACCCTGAGGAAGTGGACTGGGGGCTGACTCCTCACAGCCCTCTCCCAGGGACTCTTCCCTAGGATTCCACTCTTAACTCTCTTCCTCTCAGGAACCTCCATCTCTGCAGGGAGCCCCAGGTTCCCATTCTGTCTCCTAGAACCCCCACCTCCATTCCTCTCTGGATGCCTCCAACATTCTCCTCCCCACCTCTCATCTCCCAGCGCAGGCACAGTCCGGCAAAGCCTCCTTGGGTTACCTGTGTGCTGCAGTCCTGGCAGCCTCTCCCAGCCAAGGCTCGTCCTCCCTACCACCCCTACCCCAAATGTGGGTACAGAGCAGGGGAGGACGCAGGCGTCTCAGAGCTGACAGTGATTTGGTGTGGTGGCTGAGCACCTACCTGCAAGGGCTTCCTGCTGGATGAGAGGGAAAGAGAGCCTGAGGAGACTGGGGCTGGGGGTCAGGTAGCTGGACACTTGCTGTGTGTAGTATTTGCACATCACCTGCCTGCTAGATCTTACAGCCAGAAAAGTGCTTGGTAGTCATCTAGTCCCACCTCCCACCGACCGCAGGAACCTTTCTAATGACAGGATGATCCCTTTTAGGTTGTACAGAGGTAATGCTCTTTATGCTGTCTTCATAATAACTGTGAGGTTGGAAGTATCCTCAAGTCCAGAAAAGTTATGACACTTGCCCAAGATCTCACAGCTAATAGGTGGTAAAGTCAagatttcaggctgggcgcggtggcttatgcctgtaatcccagcactttgggaggctgaggctggtggatcacttgaggtcaggagttcgagaccagcctgacctacatggtgaaaccctgtctctaccaaaaatacaaaaaattagctgggtgtggtattgcacacctgtaatcccagctactcaggaggctgagacaggagaattgcttgaacccaggaggcagggttgcagtgagccaagatcgtgccattgtactccagcctaggcaacagagtgagacttcgtctcaaaaaaacaaaaacaaaagaacgaattagccaaccatggtggcatgcacaggtaatcccagttacttgggaggctgaggtgggagaatcactccaacctgggaggcggagcttgcagtgagcagagatctcaccactgaactccagcctgggcaacagagcaagactctgtctcaaaaaaaaaaaaaaagatttcagccCATGTCTGTCTGACTCCAGTGCCTGTGCTATTTAAGCCTCTTATTGGGTCCTTGCCAAATTGCATATACCTGATATTTGGGGATAGAAATGAGATTCTGTGTTTCTGGATGGGTTTGCCCCCAGGACCCATGTCCAGTGCTCTGAACTTATGCTCTTTTCGGTGTGgcacctctcttccttcctccacaGGCCCAGGCTGTTCCCATCCTGCCCCTGGGCCTGGCTCCAGACACCTTTGACGATGCCTATGTGGGTTGTGCAGAGGAGATGGAGGAGAAGGCAGCCCCCCTGCTAAAGGCGGAAATggcccaccatgccctgctgcGGGAATCCTGGGAGGCAGCCCAGGAGGCCTGGGAGGACAGGCATCGAGGGCTCACCCTACCCCCCGGCTTCAAAGCCCAGAATGGAATAGCCATTATGGTCTACACCAACTCATCTAACACCTTGTACTGGAAGTTGAATCAGGCCGTGCGGACAGGCGGAGGCTCCCGGGAGCTCTACATGAGGCACTTTCCCTTCAAGGCCCTGCATTTCTACCTGATCCGGGCCCTGCAGCTGCTGCGAGGCGGTGGGGGCTGCAGCACAGGGCCTGGGGAGGTGGTGTTCCGAGGTGTGGGCAGCCTTCGCTTTGAACCCAAAAGGCTGGGGGACTCTGTCCGCTTAGGCCAGTTTGCCTCCAGCTCCCTGGATAAGGCAGTGGCCTGCAGATTTGGTAATGCCACCCTCTTTTCTCTAACGACTTGCTTTGGGGCCCCTATCCAGGCCTTCTCTGTCTTTCCCAAGGAGCGCGAGGTGCTGATTCCCCCCCATGAAGTCTTCTTGGTCACCAGATTCTCTCAGGATGGAGCCCAGAGCCTGGTGACTCTCTGGAGCTATAATCAGACCTGCAGCCACTTTAACTGCGCCTATCTGGGTGGTGAGCTGTGCATGGAGGAAGCAGGACTGGCAGTGtgggtgaaataagccagaatgTCCCTACACAATAATCCCCAGGGCCTTCAGGAGACCCACTTGGTTAAAGGGGAATTGAGGGCTGGAAGTCAGCTGGAGTTAATGTCATCTGTGACTCGGGTTTTTTTGGGTCCTATAAGTGTTTTCCAGATTTGTGAACATTCTCAGATGATTCTATATGTCCTCAAAAGGGTCCATCTGCTACACAGTCTAGTAGACCAAAAGAACCTGGTTAAGGAGATTAGCAAGCAGCAGAAAGAGCCAGGGGGACTGCTTCAGGTCTCAGGGGGCCCTGGACTCGATGAGGCTAATAGGGCATGTATGTGCCACTCCCAAGTGCTAAGGCAGGGACAGATGGAAGAGTGACGGGGTCTTGGGTGGGAAGAGGGATGGAAATGCAATCTGGAAAAACTTCCTGGAGGACCGAGGAGGAAGGGAAGTCAGAAGTTTCCCTTTAGGTGAAGGGAAAATAGATTGAGAGGGGAAATGGCCCTGCCAAGGCCTGATGGGCCGGGCAGTTTGGGTGTGAGTCTGTCCACATGGAGGCCTCACTCTGCTGTCTGTTGCAGGGGAGAAGAGGCGGGGCTGTGTGTCTGCACCAGGTGAGTCGCTCTTCCATCCTCCCTCAGCTGCTTTGACTCCCCCTCACCCTGCTGaccccttccttttcttctccctccagCAGGGGTGCAGCCAGTCACAATCTGAGGGGGCCTCCTCTCTGCCCCCCTGGAAGACCCTGCTCTTGGCCCCTGGGGAGTTTCAGCTCTCAGGGATTGGGCCCTGAAAGTCCAACATCTGCCACTTAGGAGCCCTGGGAATGGGTGACCTTCATATGAAGAAGAGGCGCCTCCAACAGCCTTGAGAAGCAAGAACGTGGTTCCAGACCCAGCCCTAGCAGCCTTCTCCCCAACCCGGatgtggggctggggaggccacGGCAGGGCTGAGGGAACTCTGCTATGTGGTGGGGACTTCCCGGGACAAGCAAGGGAAGTACTGAGGCAGCCACTTGATTGAACAGTGTTGCAGCGTGGAGACATGGAATTTTATTGAGGCAGCCACTTGATTAAAAGGTATTGCAGTGTGGAGACATGGAATTTTATGGTTGGTTTATTCCATGAGACTAGACCATCTGCCCCACTCTGGCCTTGCTAGGCTGAGGGACTGACTGAGGGACTAAAAAAATAACTtcctggggctgggcgcggtggctcacacttgtaatcccagcactttgggaggccgaggcgggcggatcacgaggtcaggagattgagaccagtctggctaacacggtgaaaccctgtctctactaaaaatacaaaaaaattagctgggcgtggtggtgggcacctgtagtcccagctactccggaggctgaggcaggagaatggagtgaacccatgagacggagcttgcagtgagcggaaatctcgccactgcactccagcctgggtgacagagcaagactccgtctcaaaaataataatagtaacttccTGGTCACTCCTAGACACAGTCTCCTGTGCAGACCCGTGTCACACTCTAACTTGCAAATCCAGAAGTTAGAACAGCTAGGGGGTCCTCACGACAACCATGAAGGCAGGAAAGCAGGCAGGTGATTCCTCAGCCCCACTTGCGAGGTGAGGAGTGCAAAGACAAGGAAGGAAGCAACTGGTCAGAGGGTTCCCATTGAACCCCGACCTCCCATCTCCCcggcctcctgcctcctggtcCGGAACTCTGTCCATGAAAGATCTGAGGAAACTCAAAGTAGGATCCTAAGCCCAAGACACTTGGGACCACAGAGCAAGTCATTTCTCTCTGTCCTGCTCCCACAAGGGTCCATTTCAGGGGAAAGAAGGGCGAGGACCTCAAAACATCAGGAGACAGAGATTCTCACACAGCCCGGAGGCCTCTCACATCCAGAACAGAAACTTTATTGAAGCAAGAAAAGCAGCGCAGGCTCCTCCCAAGGGGCCCCCCACCCTTACCCTCCTAGGCTACCACCCTTCCACTGTATCAGAAGAAGGGAGCCTTCCACTGTATCAGGACCTCCCCTTAGTCCCCGAATCCTCCCCCTGGGGCAGGTCCCCAGCCCCCTCTGCTTCCTGCTCCCTATGTATTAGCACATGAGCTGGGGAGCGTGGGCCGGAATCTCCAGAAGCCAGAGTCCTCGCCCCTCCACTGTCCGAAAGCCCGGTTCCTGATGATTCCTGGGTCCCCACAATCCCAGGCCCTGTCAGCTCTGGGGTCTCAGGGATGGGAGGCCCCAGGTTCTGGAAGCTGTTGTGCACTCAGGTGATGCAGTGACTGAGGATGCTGGCACTGTCAGGAGGCCGGGGTGTGCCTCCCTCCGCCAGAGTTCACTGCACACAGGCCACCTCGCTTTGCAGTCGAGATACGGTCTTGGTCAGCTCTGtgagtctgttgcccaggtctGGAGGAGGTGGAGTACTGAGGGGCCTTTCAGAGGATGAGCCTGCCCTGTACCCCTTTTACCCTTTACAGAATCCCAGGGGTTGCCATATCCGGAGTTCCTGAGGGAGAACTGGAAGAAGTGAGGAACGGGTGTATGGGTTAGGGGTCAGGTGGGTGGGTGAAACTGGGACAGGTGAATCCGAtcgggtggggagggaggagctgAGGAGCTGGAAAGAAGGGAAGTCTGGGTGC
Above is a genomic segment from Chlorocebus sabaeus isolate Y175 chromosome 1, mChlSab1.0.hap1, whole genome shotgun sequence containing:
- the ART5 gene encoding ecto-ADP-ribosyltransferase 5 isoform X4, whose amino-acid sequence is MGHLSLSGPESGLGEGRAWILWICDQGLCLWPNPTEGPDSGDSAAPARALGATSCLRPPQPSGMALASLMMALGCLGLHTWQAQAVPILPLGLAPDTFDDAYVGCAEEMEEKAAPLLKAEMAHHALLRESWEAAQEAWEDRHRGLTLPPGFKAQNGIAIMVYTNSSNTLYWKLNQAVRTGGGSRELYMRHFPFKALHFYLIRALQLLRGGGGCSTGPGEVVFRGVGSLRFEPKRLGDSVRLGQFASSSLDKAVACRFGNATLFSLTTCFGAPIQAFSVFPKEREVLIPPHEVFLVTRFSQDGAQSLVTLWSYNQTCSHFNCAYLGGEKRRGCVSAPGALGMGDLHMKKRRLQQP
- the ART5 gene encoding ecto-ADP-ribosyltransferase 5 isoform X3 codes for the protein MGRGPREGREWALLRCWSTWPKVWAKCKLCNSECSRGDLLAGGTSAGPPGLVVWGPGAERVRDRLRERPSLTSSFPLTAKEGPAERPRSPGEGELPLSPCPAAAAPTPRAALGKGCRVTSAGALVSLGNLAFSRTPGTAQRPPEPSALPPACGLHNLQVGPPPAPGPLLSGGAKLRPRLYRLRKVPGLETLRKGRRESGAETWSRGRTINSRPRPRPRPRPRPARALILDPGSRAPGDRVQISLEPLETRTPAPLVPPSPGLLALTSPPGMALASLMMALGCLGLHTWQAQAVPILPLGLAPDTFDDAYVGCAEEMEEKAAPLLKAEMAHHALLRESWEAAQEAWEDRHRGLTLPPGFKAQNGIAIMVYTNSSNTLYWKLNQAVRTGGGSRELYMRHFPFKALHFYLIRALQLLRGGGGCSTGPGEVVFRGVGSLRFEPKRLGDSVRLGQFASSSLDKAVACRFGNATLFSLTTCFGAPIQAFSVFPKEREVLIPPHEVFLVTRFSQDGAQSLVTLWSYNQTCSHFNCAYLGGEKRRGCVSAPGVQPVTI
- the ART5 gene encoding ecto-ADP-ribosyltransferase 5 isoform X1 — protein: MGRGPREGREWALLRCWSTWPKVWAKCKLCNSECSRGDLLAGGTSAGPPGLVVWGPGAERVRDRLRERPSLTSSFPLTAKEGPAERPRSPGEGELPLSPCPAAAAPTPRAALGKGCRVTSAGALVSLGNLAFSRTPGTAQRPPEPSALPPACGLHNLQVGPPPAPGPLLSGGAKLRPRLYRLRKVPGLETLRKGRRESGAETWSRGRTINSRPRPRPRPRPRPARALILDPGSRAPGDRVQISLEPLETRTPAPLVPPSPGLLALTSPPGMALASLMMALGCLGLHTWQAQAVPILPLGLAPDTFDDAYVGCAEEMEEKAAPLLKAEMAHHALLRESWEAAQEAWEDRHRGLTLPPGFKAQNGIAIMVYTNSSNTLYWKLNQAVRTGGGSRELYMRHFPFKALHFYLIRALQLLRGGGGCSTGPGEVVFRGVGSLRFEPKRLGDSVRLGQFASSSLDKAVACRFGNATLFSLTTCFGAPIQAFSVFPKEREVLIPPHEVFLVTRFSQDGAQSLVTLWSYNQTCSHFNCAYLGGEKRRGCVSAPGALGMGDLHMKKRRLQQP
- the ART5 gene encoding ecto-ADP-ribosyltransferase 5 isoform X6, yielding MGRGPREGREWALLRCWSTWPKVWAKCKLCNSECSRGDLLAGGTSAGPPGLVVWGPGAERVRDRLRERPSLTSSFPLTAKEGPAERPRSPGEGELPLSPCPAAAAPTPRAALGKGCRVTSAGALVSLGNLAFSRTPGTAQRPPEPSALPPACGLHNLQVGPPPAPGPLLSGGAKLRPRLYRLRKVPGLETLRKGRRESGAETWSRGRTINSRPRPRPRPRPRPARALILDPGSRAPGDRVQISLEPLETRTPAPLVPPSPGLLALTSPPGMALASLMMALGCLGLHTWQAQAVPILPLGLAPDTFDDAYVGCAEEMEEKAAPLLKAEMAHHALLRESWEAAQEAWEDRHRGLTLPPGFKAQNGIAIMVYTNSSNTLYWKLNQAVRTGGGSRELYMRHFPFKALHFYLIRALQLLRGGGGCSTGPGEVVFRGVGSLRFEPKRLGDSVRLGQFASSSLDKAVACRFGEKRRGCVSAPGDQSQSEGASSLPPWKTLLLAPGEFQLSGIGP
- the ART5 gene encoding ecto-ADP-ribosyltransferase 5 isoform X2 — encoded protein: MGRGPREGREWALLRCWSTWPKVWAKCKLCNSECSRGDLLAGGTSAGPPGLVVWGPGAERVRDRLRERPSLTSSFPLTAKEGPAERPRSPGEGELPLSPCPAAAAPTPRAALGKGCRVTSAGALVSLGNLAFSRTPGTAQRPPEPSALPPACGLHNLQVGPPPAPGPLLSGGAKLRPRLYRLRKVPGLETLRKGRRESGAETWSRGRTINSRPRPRPRPRPRPARALILDPGSRAPGDRVQISLEPLETRTPAPLVPPSPGLLALTSPPGMALASLMMALGCLGLHTWQAQAVPILPLGLAPDTFDDAYVGCAEEMEEKAAPLLKAEMAHHALLRESWEAAQEAWEDRHRGLTLPPGFKAQNGIAIMVYTNSSNTLYWKLNQAVRTGGGSRELYMRHFPFKALHFYLIRALQLLRGGGGCSTGPGEVVFRGVGSLRFEPKRLGDSVRLGQFASSSLDKAVACRFGNATLFSLTTCFGAPIQAFSVFPKEREVLIPPHEVFLVTRFSQDGAQSLVTLWSYNQTCSHFNCAYLGGEKRRGCVSAPAGVQPVTI
- the ART5 gene encoding ecto-ADP-ribosyltransferase 5 isoform X5; its protein translation is MALASLMMALGCLGLHTWQAQAVPILPLGLAPDTFDDAYVGCAEEMEEKAAPLLKAEMAHHALLRESWEAAQEAWEDRHRGLTLPPGFKAQNGIAIMVYTNSSNTLYWKLNQAVRTGGGSRELYMRHFPFKALHFYLIRALQLLRGGGGCSTGPGEVVFRGVGSLRFEPKRLGDSVRLGQFASSSLDKAVACRFGNATLFSLTTCFGAPIQAFSVFPKEREVLIPPHEVFLVTRFSQDGAQSLVTLWSYNQTCSHFNCAYLGGEKRRGCVSAPGALGMGDLHMKKRRLQQP